One window from the genome of Pseudanabaena yagii GIHE-NHR1 encodes:
- a CDS encoding SbcC/MukB-like Walker B domain-containing protein → MIPQKLRLKNFLSYQQLALDFSGLHVACICGANGAGKSSLLEAISWAVWGASRAASEDDVIHVGSKETQVDFTFIAGGEIYRVIRTRSRNSSTSLEFQVQSEGKFKSLTERKVRSTQQSIISHLKMDYETFVNSAYLRQGRADEFMLKRPSDRKQILADMLALSQYDELAERAKDIARTSKAESAVLENLLAHLQSQILAGAEIVPQLETLRSRLTELQTWESRDRAKLQAVEDLQKQYNSVSQQLTWQQQQQTSLSSNLTQTERQLASQQKQLQLLENYLRERSLILQDYERYQLLSNQEAELERKFQKYQKLSERRGDFSHKLASLQSELKGQLRHYQAQLESLVQQETDLQGVLSRATEIEAAIAELHKARAVLQEFDRLHAQSTPLVHRYQTLKHQLEREETKLTAKLEELVAKRDQLQLQVKDRDRLLSHAQELDRQIEALQKKQVYQQRVHEKGLERRDFLERLKSRLADSEAAFNKLEAKMRQLTVPNAPCPLCDRPLDEAHWQLVQKKHRQESRDLQADIWVVKEQQAASNCEIEVLREEYRNLKKELAPLNDLIQRKGTLQERLKAIAEAVQRLGLIEAEIQDLSDRLQTKNYLREAWEEMELIDKNIHKFAYDEKNHALARGDVERWRWAEIKQSELKNAQRQADHLSQKIPDLQLKINQLEERLTKNLIDLEVQHELEQCDRALAQLSYDPDRHQQLRTQKQELTTSLLRYQELTRAEQEYPELQQQVSHLQQSQTKHQQEFQTISAQITGLQAQVQALHGDHAQEIHGLRQNLQNWRSQMDTLLAQIGSLQQSQQQLEQSRQREQETLSQIEAARQRQRIHNELYQAFGKNGIQALMLENVLPQIEVEANQILAQLSDRQLNVRFITQKSGKKSDRLIETLDIEIADTRGTRPYETYSGGEAFRINFAVRLALSRVLAQRKGSTLQTLIIDEGFGSQDQLGCDRLVSAINAIAPDFECILVITHMPQMKEAFNTLIEVSKNDEGSTVQLVG, encoded by the coding sequence ATGATCCCTCAGAAATTAAGATTAAAAAATTTCTTGAGCTATCAACAATTAGCCTTAGATTTCAGTGGGCTTCATGTTGCTTGTATTTGTGGCGCGAATGGAGCAGGTAAGTCTTCGTTATTAGAGGCAATTTCTTGGGCGGTATGGGGCGCGAGTCGGGCGGCAAGTGAAGATGATGTGATTCATGTGGGTTCTAAGGAGACTCAAGTAGATTTCACTTTTATCGCAGGTGGGGAGATCTATCGGGTCATTAGAACGCGATCGCGGAATAGTTCAACATCTTTAGAATTTCAGGTGCAGAGTGAAGGGAAATTTAAATCCCTGACTGAGCGTAAGGTGCGATCCACGCAGCAAAGTATCATTTCCCATCTGAAAATGGATTATGAAACTTTCGTTAATTCCGCCTATTTGCGCCAAGGTCGCGCTGATGAATTTATGCTGAAGCGTCCCAGCGATCGCAAGCAGATTTTGGCGGATATGCTAGCGCTATCGCAGTATGACGAGTTGGCGGAGAGGGCTAAGGATATTGCGCGAACTAGTAAGGCGGAGTCGGCTGTTTTAGAGAATTTATTGGCGCATTTGCAGTCACAGATTTTAGCGGGAGCAGAAATTGTGCCGCAGTTAGAAACTTTGCGATCGCGATTAACAGAGTTACAAACTTGGGAAAGTCGCGATCGCGCCAAATTACAAGCTGTCGAAGATTTGCAAAAGCAATATAACAGCGTTTCCCAGCAGTTGACTTGGCAACAGCAACAGCAAACTTCGCTCTCTAGTAATTTAACGCAAACAGAAAGACAACTTGCTAGTCAACAGAAGCAATTACAACTGTTAGAAAACTATCTGCGCGAGCGATCGCTAATTTTGCAAGATTACGAACGCTATCAATTGCTATCTAATCAAGAGGCAGAGCTAGAGCGCAAGTTTCAAAAATATCAAAAACTAAGTGAAAGGCGTGGCGACTTTAGTCACAAACTCGCTAGTTTGCAAAGTGAACTTAAAGGTCAGTTACGCCATTATCAAGCCCAGTTAGAAAGCCTAGTACAGCAGGAAACTGATTTGCAAGGCGTGTTAAGTCGAGCAACGGAAATTGAAGCCGCGATCGCCGAATTACACAAAGCAAGGGCAGTTTTGCAGGAATTTGATCGCCTCCATGCCCAATCTACGCCCCTCGTCCATCGCTATCAGACGCTCAAACATCAGTTAGAACGGGAAGAAACAAAACTTACTGCCAAGTTAGAAGAACTAGTTGCCAAACGTGACCAATTGCAGTTGCAAGTCAAAGATCGCGATCGCCTTCTCAGTCATGCTCAGGAGCTAGATCGCCAAATCGAAGCATTGCAAAAAAAGCAAGTCTATCAACAGCGTGTCCATGAAAAGGGATTAGAACGACGGGACTTTTTGGAACGATTAAAAAGCCGTTTAGCGGATAGCGAGGCTGCCTTTAATAAACTAGAAGCGAAAATGCGTCAGTTAACCGTCCCGAATGCGCCATGTCCATTGTGCGATCGCCCTCTTGATGAGGCACATTGGCAATTAGTGCAGAAAAAACATAGGCAAGAATCTCGCGATTTGCAAGCGGATATTTGGGTGGTCAAGGAACAACAGGCGGCTTCTAACTGTGAAATCGAAGTTTTGCGTGAGGAATATCGTAATCTCAAAAAGGAACTCGCGCCACTTAATGATTTAATTCAGCGCAAGGGAACTTTGCAAGAACGGCTGAAGGCAATTGCTGAGGCAGTGCAAAGACTGGGGCTAATTGAAGCGGAGATTCAAGATTTAAGCGATCGCTTGCAAACTAAAAATTATTTGCGCGAAGCATGGGAGGAAATGGAATTAATCGATAAGAATATCCATAAATTTGCCTATGATGAAAAAAATCATGCTCTGGCTCGTGGCGATGTCGAACGCTGGCGCTGGGCGGAAATCAAGCAATCAGAATTAAAAAATGCCCAACGTCAAGCGGATCATCTCTCGCAAAAAATCCCTGATCTGCAATTAAAAATTAATCAATTAGAAGAACGCTTAACCAAAAATCTGATCGATCTAGAAGTTCAGCATGAACTCGAACAGTGCGATCGCGCTCTTGCCCAATTATCCTACGATCCAGACCGACATCAACAACTTCGCACCCAAAAACAAGAACTGACGACCTCACTATTGCGCTATCAAGAACTTACTCGCGCCGAACAGGAATATCCCGAACTTCAGCAACAGGTGAGCCATTTGCAACAGTCTCAAACTAAACATCAGCAAGAATTTCAAACTATCTCTGCTCAAATTACAGGCTTACAGGCTCAGGTTCAAGCCTTGCATGGCGATCATGCTCAGGAAATTCATGGTCTAAGGCAAAATTTACAAAACTGGCGATCGCAAATGGACACTCTCCTCGCCCAAATCGGTAGCCTTCAGCAATCCCAACAACAACTAGAGCAAAGCCGTCAACGCGAACAGGAAACCCTCTCGCAAATCGAAGCGGCTCGCCAACGTCAACGCATTCATAATGAACTCTATCAAGCCTTTGGCAAAAATGGCATTCAAGCCTTGATGCTCGAAAATGTCTTACCACAAATCGAAGTGGAAGCCAATCAAATTCTCGCGCAACTCAGCGATCGCCAATTAAATGTCCGCTTCATCACTCAAAAATCTGGCAAAAAAAGCGATCGGCTCATCGAAACCCTCGACATTGAAATTGCGGATACGAGAGGTACAAGACCCTACGAAACCTATTCGGGAGGAGAAGCCTTTCGCATTAATTTTGCGGTGCGGCTTGCCCTCTCTCGTGTGCTTGCTCAGCGTAAAGGCAGTACTTTGCAAACCCTAATTATCGATGAAGGTTTCGGCAGTCAAGACCAGTTAGGATGCGATCGCCTTGTCAGTGCCATTAATGCGATCGCACCCGATTTTGAGTGCATTCTCGTCATTACCCATATGCCACAAATGAAGGAAGCTTTTAATACGCTGATCGAAGTATCGAAAAATGATGAGGGTTCAACAGTTCAATTAGTTGGATAA
- a CDS encoding PAS domain-containing protein: MIATYLYGIRMGTVVSAIASLQTYFLWGQPYAAILLILETIWVGIGLHYKNQNKQPRNMVLLVLSYWLCLGAPCCFLFYYFFLKFGINSVILVTLKQVINGAFNALIAHLCLGYLPIRQWLRHQSSDRHHLTIQQMLFHALLAFVFFPLLAIAILTGYQALNYIENEISNQLHANTAELVLDLKIWHQNNLRTLQEIAILAADDKSWERLQFGTTTLGKVNPSLLRIYVTDVQSNILAAFPNISDTDRAELSVSIGSSDLFQTTRTTLSTAFSNIHNNDHMISMPHVDMAVPVVRQNRFQGIVIGALDVPQIDKILAKSTPNRKVEAFLIDRHKEIISVSSPNLQLGNVFDVKQGGEVRSFKNDQIQWIPHIKGAALMTRWRKSYYIQQATIDAQNPWVLVVRLSPVAYIDALENLYTYILVIVLTIILLATAVANSLSLRLVKPIAKLMRLTTELQQNLSSESDFVWQSKSFAEIDTLGYNFQVMASALREKFQEIQQANLNLEKRVQERTEQLLKSELRLERITDAVPSTVYQFRRDLDGSYSFPFMSQGAYDLFELTAEECCQDAAKAFDLVIDEDLEKLFESIEDSAKTETSWVHEFRLRTPSGKFKWVSGRSQPMRQSDDSIIWNGILTDITHLKEIESALQKSEERWQLAIQAADDGIWDWNLETGIIFRSARWRTILGLDPHLDDEENLDWLSIIHPDDRENVLQAHARYLNREVPRYIMEHRMRHQDGSYRWILTKAMALWDEQGKPLRLVGANSDVTDRKLTIAALEKRESYLAMLVDVQHYLIAESTQDYGRILELLGKVSDFSSVKLFTCEKDLSDSFEEEIGIALGTNLHVDLYAAWYSQGIHPPQASQQTTFIQNLISCQWLQRLAQGELFNVSASTVDASEKSILTSKGLLSILVMPIMVNGKFWGFLSFHDYHSDRLRDHAEISLLTIAASSLSLHLERQQAQIEMLQAMEAAQAANQAKSEFLATMSHEIRTPMNAVIGMASLLLDTDLNHEQHEFAEIIRSSGDNLLTIINDILDFSKIESGRFSLDNHPFNLRSCIEDCLDLLAGYAVSKDIELVYCITTDVPDWILGDITRLRQILVNLLSNAIKFTLKGSVSLRVSVKDGLPNHGASAEIPYQLLFAVQDTGIGIPRDRYDRLFKPFSQVDSSTTRQYGGTGLGLAISKHLTQIMGGDIYCESTVGIGSIFSFTISTFATQPESIPPQWEPSLAGQRLLILEDHDVNREELINFAQLLKMEVMATPYSHQAIAWLQEGQKFDLAIVDACLPHLDNDRETDTQDPHNQCDMGALIQMQSRSLPIILLMPHCKCVVQESDTLISLSKPIKRSLLYSALLKLNKRSQSSTPIKQKEDSIFDENFAAKFPLKILIAEDNIVNQKVATRFLNRLGYRVDVVANGLEALEAIYRQNYDVILMDIHMPEMDGITATKKIIAEFPQSPWIIALTANAAQVDRDICLESGMQDYLSKPLKVQDLTRSLEKAYQNRSA; this comes from the coding sequence TTGATTGCAACTTATCTCTATGGGATAAGAATGGGGACTGTAGTTTCAGCGATCGCTAGTCTGCAAACTTATTTTCTTTGGGGACAGCCCTATGCTGCGATTTTGTTGATTTTAGAAACGATCTGGGTGGGGATAGGACTGCATTATAAAAATCAGAACAAGCAGCCTCGCAACATGGTCTTGCTGGTATTGTCCTATTGGCTATGTTTAGGCGCTCCATGCTGTTTTTTATTCTATTACTTTTTTCTGAAATTTGGGATTAATTCAGTTATTCTCGTTACCCTCAAGCAGGTAATTAACGGTGCATTTAATGCGCTCATTGCCCATTTATGTCTAGGCTATCTACCCATACGTCAATGGTTGCGGCATCAATCAAGCGATCGCCATCATCTAACTATTCAACAAATGCTATTTCACGCATTATTAGCATTTGTGTTTTTCCCACTACTAGCAATTGCGATCTTGACAGGTTATCAAGCCTTAAATTACATCGAAAATGAAATTAGTAATCAATTACATGCAAATACCGCAGAGCTAGTCTTAGATTTAAAAATCTGGCATCAAAACAATTTACGAACTCTACAAGAGATTGCTATTTTAGCTGCCGATGATAAAAGTTGGGAACGTTTGCAATTTGGAACTACCACCCTAGGTAAAGTTAATCCATCCTTATTAAGAATTTATGTTACAGATGTCCAAAGCAATATTTTAGCTGCCTTCCCGAATATATCCGATACAGATAGAGCAGAGCTAAGTGTATCCATTGGCAGCAGTGATCTCTTTCAAACTACTCGTACAACCCTCAGCACTGCTTTTAGCAATATTCATAATAATGATCACATGATCTCGATGCCCCATGTTGATATGGCGGTTCCAGTTGTTAGGCAAAACCGCTTTCAAGGCATCGTAATCGGTGCATTAGATGTTCCCCAAATCGATAAAATTTTGGCAAAAAGCACTCCCAACAGAAAGGTGGAAGCGTTCCTAATTGATCGACATAAGGAAATCATTTCTGTTTCTTCTCCTAATCTCCAACTAGGAAATGTGTTTGATGTGAAACAGGGAGGAGAAGTTCGGAGTTTTAAGAATGATCAGATCCAATGGATCCCTCATATCAAAGGCGCAGCATTAATGACTCGGTGGCGTAAATCTTACTATATTCAACAAGCTACTATTGATGCTCAAAATCCTTGGGTTCTAGTTGTCCGCTTATCTCCCGTTGCCTATATTGATGCCTTAGAAAATTTATATACCTATATCTTAGTAATTGTCCTCACGATTATTCTCTTAGCGACAGCCGTAGCCAATTCCCTCAGCCTACGTTTAGTAAAACCTATTGCAAAGCTCATGCGACTGACGACAGAGCTTCAACAAAATCTCTCTAGTGAGTCCGATTTCGTCTGGCAGTCTAAAAGTTTTGCTGAAATTGACACGCTAGGCTATAACTTTCAGGTCATGGCAAGCGCCTTGCGTGAAAAATTCCAAGAAATTCAACAAGCTAACCTCAATCTTGAAAAAAGAGTCCAAGAGCGCACTGAACAACTACTTAAAAGCGAACTTCGACTAGAAAGGATTACTGATGCTGTGCCAAGTACGGTATATCAATTCCGTCGCGACCTTGATGGTAGTTACTCTTTCCCATTTATGAGCCAAGGTGCTTATGATTTGTTTGAATTGACTGCTGAAGAATGTTGCCAAGATGCTGCTAAAGCTTTTGATCTAGTAATTGATGAAGACTTAGAAAAGCTGTTTGAATCAATTGAAGATTCTGCTAAAACAGAAACAAGTTGGGTACATGAATTTCGGCTAAGGACACCTAGTGGTAAGTTTAAATGGGTATCTGGACGCTCCCAACCCATGCGTCAAAGTGATGACAGTATTATTTGGAATGGAATCCTCACGGATATCACTCACTTAAAGGAGATAGAGTCAGCCCTGCAAAAGAGTGAAGAACGGTGGCAACTAGCAATTCAAGCGGCTGATGATGGCATTTGGGATTGGAATCTAGAGACAGGCATAATATTTCGCTCAGCGCGCTGGCGGACTATTCTCGGCTTAGATCCCCATCTGGATGACGAGGAAAACTTGGATTGGCTCTCGATTATCCATCCTGATGATCGAGAGAATGTCTTACAAGCCCATGCCCGTTATCTCAATCGTGAAGTTCCACGATACATAATGGAACATCGCATGAGACATCAAGATGGAAGTTATCGATGGATTTTAACTAAAGCGATGGCTCTGTGGGACGAGCAGGGCAAGCCCCTACGCTTGGTAGGTGCAAATAGCGATGTAACTGATCGCAAACTCACGATCGCTGCTTTAGAAAAGCGTGAGAGTTATCTTGCGATGCTGGTTGATGTGCAGCATTATCTAATTGCAGAGAGTACTCAAGACTATGGCAGAATTTTAGAACTGTTAGGCAAGGTTTCTGATTTCTCAAGTGTCAAGTTATTCACCTGTGAAAAAGACCTTAGTGATTCTTTTGAAGAGGAAATCGGTATTGCCCTAGGTACGAATCTCCATGTTGATTTATATGCGGCTTGGTATAGCCAAGGCATACATCCACCGCAAGCATCACAGCAAACAACATTTATCCAAAATCTAATTAGTTGCCAATGGCTTCAGAGACTTGCACAGGGAGAATTGTTCAATGTGTCTGCGTCTACAGTTGATGCATCCGAAAAATCAATTTTGACCTCTAAAGGACTCCTGTCAATTTTAGTCATGCCAATTATGGTCAATGGCAAGTTTTGGGGATTCTTGAGTTTCCATGACTATCATAGCGATCGCCTACGTGACCATGCCGAAATCAGCTTATTGACTATTGCGGCTTCTTCTTTATCCCTACATCTAGAACGTCAACAAGCTCAAATCGAGATGTTACAAGCGATGGAGGCTGCACAGGCTGCCAACCAAGCTAAGAGTGAATTTCTCGCTACCATGAGTCATGAAATTCGGACTCCGATGAATGCTGTGATTGGGATGGCAAGTTTGCTATTAGATACGGATCTAAATCATGAACAGCATGAATTTGCGGAAATTATCAGATCCAGTGGAGATAATTTACTCACAATTATTAATGACATTCTGGATTTCTCTAAAATCGAATCAGGACGATTTAGTTTAGATAATCATCCTTTTAACCTGCGGAGTTGTATTGAAGATTGTCTCGACCTTTTAGCCGGCTATGCCGTATCTAAAGATATTGAGCTAGTCTATTGCATAACTACTGATGTGCCAGATTGGATTTTGGGAGATATCACTCGCTTACGGCAAATATTAGTTAATTTATTGAGTAATGCGATCAAATTTACGCTTAAAGGTTCAGTCAGTCTGAGAGTTTCCGTTAAGGATGGTCTGCCTAATCATGGCGCTAGTGCAGAAATACCATACCAACTACTCTTTGCTGTTCAAGATACTGGCATAGGTATTCCTCGCGATCGCTATGATCGTTTATTTAAACCCTTCAGCCAAGTTGACTCTTCAACTACTCGTCAATATGGTGGTACTGGCTTAGGACTTGCCATCTCTAAGCATTTGACTCAAATTATGGGTGGTGATATCTACTGTGAGAGCACGGTTGGTATTGGCTCGATTTTCTCATTTACAATCTCCACCTTTGCGACCCAACCCGAATCGATTCCGCCTCAATGGGAGCCAAGTTTAGCGGGGCAACGCTTATTAATTCTGGAAGATCATGACGTTAATAGGGAAGAGTTAATTAATTTTGCCCAATTATTAAAAATGGAAGTGATGGCAACTCCATATAGTCATCAAGCGATCGCTTGGTTGCAGGAAGGACAAAAATTTGATTTAGCAATTGTTGATGCTTGTCTCCCTCATCTGGATAATGATAGGGAAACAGATACTCAAGATCCTCACAATCAATGTGATATGGGCGCATTAATCCAAATGCAATCTAGATCACTACCAATCATTTTATTAATGCCCCATTGCAAGTGTGTTGTTCAAGAGAGTGATACGCTCATTTCTCTAAGTAAACCCATCAAGCGATCGCTTTTATATAGTGCATTATTAAAACTAAATAAGCGATCGCAATCGTCAACACCAATAAAGCAGAAAGAAGATTCCATTTTTGATGAAAACTTTGCAGCGAAATTCCCCCTGAAGATTTTGATAGCTGAGGACAATATTGTTAATCAAAAGGTGGCAACACGCTTCCTCAATCGTTTAGGCTACCGTGTTGATGTGGTTGCCAATGGACTTGAAGCCTTAGAAGCAATTTATCGTCAAAACTATGATGTCATCCTTATGGATATCCATATGCCCGAAATGGATGGTATTACTGCAACTAAGAAAATTATTGCCGAATTTCCCCAAAGTCCTTGGATTATTGCGCTCACTGCTAATGCTGCCCAAGTCGATCGCGATATTTGCCTCGAATCTGGAATGCAAGATTATTTAAGTAAACCTCTCAAAGTCCAAGATTTAACTAGATCCTTAGAAAAGGCATACCAAAATAGAAGCGCATAG
- the psb29 gene encoding photosystem II biogenesis protein Psp29: MNTVRTVSDTKKDFYLAFPKPVNQVYRRVVDELLVEVHLLKVNQTFVYDSIFALGFVTTFDRFTVGYKPETDRFAVFHALCSALQFDSDRVRQDATTLLDLATRSPNEVKDLLTKLESGGYLEPLAGQLHTIANKENFKYSRLLGVGVYALLEISDPDAIADNTKREEILKLVGETLKFGSDRLLKDIDLYRSNLDKIEQARQMIADMVEAERKKRAQKEAATTAESTSDTPADN; the protein is encoded by the coding sequence GTGAATACCGTCCGTACTGTTTCTGATACCAAAAAAGATTTTTATTTAGCTTTCCCCAAGCCAGTCAATCAAGTCTATCGACGGGTTGTAGATGAGCTTTTGGTGGAAGTGCATTTGCTAAAAGTCAATCAAACATTTGTTTATGACTCCATCTTTGCCTTAGGTTTTGTGACCACATTCGATCGCTTTACTGTTGGTTACAAGCCTGAAACCGATCGCTTTGCCGTATTTCATGCGCTATGTTCAGCACTTCAGTTTGACTCTGATCGCGTTCGTCAAGATGCAACGACCTTGCTCGACCTCGCTACGCGATCGCCAAATGAAGTCAAGGATCTATTGACTAAGCTCGAATCTGGTGGCTATCTTGAACCGCTAGCGGGACAACTCCATACTATTGCCAACAAAGAAAATTTCAAATATAGCCGTCTACTTGGTGTTGGAGTATACGCTTTATTAGAAATCAGTGATCCTGATGCGATCGCTGATAATACAAAGCGGGAAGAAATCCTGAAATTAGTTGGTGAAACTTTAAAATTTGGTAGCGATCGCTTACTCAAGGATATTGATTTGTATCGCTCTAACCTCGATAAAATCGAGCAAGCCAGACAAATGATTGCCGATATGGTGGAAGCTGAGCGAAAAAAACGCGCCCAAAAAGAGGCTGCCACCACTGCGGAATCAACTAGTGATACTCCTGCGGATAATTAG
- a CDS encoding class I adenylate-forming enzyme family protein produces MNLARLISETAAKYADKPAIIFEGRTWNYRDFDHQVHHYAAILQHLGINKGDRVAVQLPKCIEFLFLHFAILSIGAIALPLNPDYRPEEIVYFLTDSSSSLLVTTHPLYTKVQSELQHLSALQILLKENIPTFQTEEFIPDYATGGDDIAMICYTSGTTGRSKGAAISHRNLIANIQSLYQAWAWSDRDILLHVLPLFHVHGLNVAALGCLYAGATMIMFEKFEPRRAWETLTSQNCTIFMAVPTIYQRLMNEWEKLEPKPNLQQMRLFISGSAPLSDPQFYQFEKLTGFRILERYGMTETGMNASNLIAPEHRKAKSVGFALSGVEIRIVNADGDQVKGSEVGEVWIRGENVFQGYWQMPDKTAEAFVNSWFRTGDLGFQDPDDNNRLYLVGRAKELIITGGFNVYPKEIENILESHDAVKESAIIGLPDQDFGEKVVAAIALREDMSIAPEVLINYCKSRLASYKCPKQIFFVTELPRNAMGKIQKNILAQQLK; encoded by the coding sequence ATGAATTTAGCTCGGTTAATCTCCGAAACTGCCGCCAAATATGCTGACAAGCCAGCAATCATCTTTGAGGGGAGAACTTGGAATTACCGAGACTTTGATCATCAAGTCCATCATTACGCTGCCATACTTCAGCACTTAGGTATTAACAAAGGCGATCGCGTGGCAGTGCAATTGCCTAAATGTATTGAGTTTTTATTTTTGCATTTCGCGATTCTTTCCATCGGCGCGATCGCACTTCCCCTAAATCCCGACTATCGCCCCGAAGAAATTGTATATTTCTTAACTGATTCAAGCAGTTCTTTATTGGTCACGACTCATCCTCTTTACACCAAAGTCCAATCAGAGCTTCAACATTTATCAGCATTACAGATTCTCCTCAAAGAAAATATCCCCACTTTCCAAACAGAAGAATTTATTCCTGACTATGCTACAGGTGGTGATGATATTGCCATGATTTGCTATACCTCAGGAACCACAGGACGCTCGAAAGGGGCTGCGATTTCGCATCGTAATCTCATCGCGAATATACAATCCTTATATCAAGCATGGGCATGGAGCGATCGCGATATTTTGCTCCATGTCTTGCCGCTATTTCATGTGCATGGCTTAAATGTCGCTGCTCTGGGCTGTCTCTATGCAGGCGCGACGATGATAATGTTTGAGAAATTTGAGCCTCGTCGCGCATGGGAAACCTTAACTTCTCAAAACTGCACGATCTTTATGGCTGTGCCTACGATTTATCAAAGATTGATGAATGAATGGGAAAAACTGGAGCCTAAGCCAAATTTGCAACAAATGCGCCTATTTATCTCTGGTTCTGCTCCCCTTAGCGATCCACAATTCTATCAGTTTGAGAAGCTGACGGGATTTCGGATTCTCGAACGCTATGGCATGACAGAAACAGGCATGAATGCATCTAACCTGATTGCCCCAGAACATCGCAAAGCCAAGAGTGTTGGCTTTGCATTGTCAGGAGTGGAAATTCGCATCGTTAATGCAGATGGTGATCAGGTCAAGGGATCGGAAGTTGGTGAAGTTTGGATTCGCGGTGAGAATGTCTTTCAAGGATATTGGCAGATGCCCGACAAGACAGCCGAAGCCTTTGTCAATAGTTGGTTTCGCACAGGCGATCTTGGTTTTCAAGATCCTGATGATAACAATCGGCTATATTTAGTAGGTCGCGCTAAGGAGCTAATTATTACAGGCGGGTTTAATGTCTATCCTAAAGAAATCGAGAATATTTTGGAAAGTCACGATGCGGTTAAGGAGTCAGCCATAATTGGCTTGCCTGATCAGGATTTCGGAGAAAAAGTTGTGGCAGCGATCGCTCTTCGAGAAGACATGAGCATCGCTCCTGAAGTATTAATCAATTATTGCAAAAGTCGTCTCGCCTCTTATAAGTGTCCCAAGCAAATCTTTTTTGTTACCGAACTTCCCCGTAATGCAATGGGCAAAATCCAGAAAAACATCTTAGCTCAACAACTTAAATAA